A region from the Aquimarina sp. ERC-38 genome encodes:
- the rpsS gene encoding 30S ribosomal protein S19 has translation MARSLKKGPYVHYKLEKKVAANVEANKKSVIKTWSRASMITPDFVGQTIAVHNGRQFVPVYITENMVGHKLGEFSPTRSFRGHAGAKNKGKK, from the coding sequence ATGGCACGTTCATTAAAAAAAGGACCTTACGTTCATTATAAATTAGAAAAGAAAGTAGCTGCAAATGTAGAGGCTAATAAAAAGTCTGTGATTAAGACTTGGTCAAGAGCTTCTATGATTACTCCCGACTTTGTTGGGCAAACGATAGCAGTACATAACGGTAGGCAGTTTGTTCCTGTATATATTACCGAGAATATGGTAGGACATAAGTTAGGCGAATTTTCACCAACTCGATCTTTTAGAGGTCATGCAGGTGCTAAAAATAAAGGAAAAAAATAA